A part of Cannabis sativa cultivar Pink pepper isolate KNU-18-1 chromosome 6, ASM2916894v1, whole genome shotgun sequence genomic DNA contains:
- the LOC115695527 gene encoding alpha-humulene synthase-like, whose protein sequence is MSNIQHQILLSLSQNNNNNNEKIIIHKNVVVRPTTKFHPSIWGDRFLHYNVSQQHLECKEERVKELVEVVRKEIMISLLSSCDNNNNDIDELMKLIDSVQRLGLSHHFETQIEQMLESVYQYYYYSTTKHDLNYYKHDLHHDSIMFRLLRQHGFKVSSSIFEKFKDEKGNFKKSLITDVSGLLSLYEASYLSYVGESILDEALAFTTTHLKAIVANSKDHPLSHQISKALERPLRKTIERLHARFYISIYEKDASHNKVLLELAKLDFNLLQCFHKMELSEIMRWWKKHDFANKFPFARDRMVELYFWMLGIYYEPKYSRARKLTTKISALISITDDIYDAYGTIDELELLTQAMQRWDINFIDKLEPEYLKTYYKAMLTSYEEFEKEFTKEELYKHQYAKEEMKKLIRAYLEEARWLNDGYLPSFDEHLKVSYVSCAYTTLIATSYVGMHDIVTHETLNWLSKDPKIVSASTLLARFMDDIGSRKFEQERNHIPSTVECYMKQYGVSEKEAIEELNKRVVNYWKEINEDFIRPTVMPFPILVRVLNVTKVLDLLYKNGDDQYTHVGKVFKESIAALLIDPIPVL, encoded by the exons ATGTCAAATATTCAACATCAAATCTTATTAtctttatctcaaaataataataataataatgagaaAATTATTATACACAAAAATGTTGTTGTTCGACCAACAACAAAATTTCACCCTTCTATTTGGGGAGATCGATTCCTCCATTACAATGTATCACAACAACACTtg GAATGCAAAGAAGAACGAGTGAAGGAATTAGTTGAAGTTGTAAGGAAAGAGATAATGATATCATTATTATCATCatgtgataataataataatgatattgaTGAGTTAATGAAGTTAATTGATAGTGTTCAACGTTTGGGATTATCACACCATTTTGAGACTCAAATAGAACAAATGTTGGAAAGTGTTtaccaatattattattattctactACAAAACATGATCTAAACTACTACAAACATGATCTACATCATGATTCTATTATGTTTAGACTATTAAGACAACATGGGTTTAAGGTTTCATCaa GCATATTTGAGAAATTCAAAGACGAGAAAGGTAATTTTAAGAAAAGCTTGATAACCGATGTTTCGGGTTTGCTTAGTTTGTATGAGGCTTCCTACTTGAGTTATGTTGGAGAAAGCATACTAGATGAAGCACTTGCTTTCACAACCACTCATCTTAAGGCTATTGTGGCAAATAGTAAAGATCATCCATTATCACATCAAATATCCAAAGCATTGGAAAGGCCATTAAGAAAGACCAtagagaggcttcatgctaggTTTTATATCTCAATCTATGAAAAGGATGCCTCTCATAACAAAGTATTGCTAGAGCTTGCAAAGTTAGATTTCAATCTACTTCAATGTTTCCACAAAATGGAGCTTAGTGAAATTatgag GTGGTGGAAAAAGCATGACTTTGCAAACAAATTCCCTTTTGCAAGAGATAGGATGGTGGAACTATATTTTTGGATGTTGGGTATATATTATGAACCCAAATACTCTCGAGCAAGAAAGCTAACAACCAAAATCTCTGCTTTGATTTCAATCACAGATGATATATATGATGCATATGGTACAATTGATGAGCTTGAGCTTCTTACCCAAGCCATGCAaag GTGGGACATAAATTTTATAGATAAACTTGAGCCAGAATATTTGAAGACATATTATAAAGCAATGTTGACTTCTTATGAAGAATTTGAAAAAGAGTTTACAAAGGAAGAATTATACAAACATCAATATGCAAAAGaagag aTGAAAAAATTGATTCGAGCTTATTTAGAAGAAGCTCGATGGTTGAACGATGGATACTTGCCAAGCTTCGATGAGCATTTGAAAGTTTCTTATGTTTCTTGTGCTTACACAACGTTAATCGCCACAAGTTATGTAGGAATGCATGATATTGTAACACATGAAACTCTAAATTGGCTCTCCAAAGACCCTAAAATTGTTTCGGCTTCCACTCTACTTGCTAGGTTCATGGATGATATTGGTTCTCGCAag TTTGAGCAAGAGAGAAATCACATACCATCTACAGTGGAATGTTACATGAAGCAATATGGGGTATCAGAAAAAGAGGCAATTGAAGAACTGAATAAAAGAGTGGTCAATTATTGGAAAGAAATTAATGAAGACTTCATTAGGCCAACTGTTATGCCTTTCCCTATCTTAGTTCGTGTTCTTAATGTTACAAAAGTGTTGGATCTTCTTTACAAAAATGGTGATGATCAATATACACATGTTGGAAAAGTGTTTAAAGAAAGCATTGCTGCTTTACTTATAGATCCAATCCCTGTACTATAA